The nucleotide window TGGACCTCCATTATAAGCAGCAAAAGAGAGCCCTTTAGAATTTAATGTTAAATAAACTTGATTTAAATATTTAATTCCTAAAATAATTGAAGTTTCTGGTTCTGATAGTTTATTAATAAAATCTTTATCATATTTATAAGCTTTTTTATAATATAAATAATAAGCTGTTGATGGCATTAATTGCATAAGTCCAATAGCTCCTGCAGGAGAAACAGCATCTTTTTTAAAATATGATTCTTCTCTTAATAAAGACAATATTTCAAAAGAATCAAAATATTTTTCGACATTATTTTTATCAATTAGATCCATAAAAAAGTACGGAAAAGAAAAAATATATTCATATAAATTAGATGAAGCTATAAAATTAAGAAAAATATTCAATATTTCTTCATCAAAATAGAAGGAGTTGTTTAAAAATAAATTCAAATCTTTTTTAGTGGAAAAAATTTCATCCTTTGTATGAATGTCTTTTTTTTCTTTAATCAAAAGATTTTTATCACTCATAGAATAAATTTTGTTTTTTATCTTTAAGAAAAATAAAGAATTATCTCTAAAATTAATATAAAAGTTTTTAGATTTTTCATTGAAGATTAAATTTTGATAATAAACGGAATAATTTAAATTTCCAATAAAAAAACCAAAATTCCTATTTATCTCATATAATTTAATTTTATCATCAGATAAAGAAGATAAATAATTAATAATATTGATAAACCTATCAGAAAATCCATGATTAACTAGTATTTTAAGCAAATCTATAAATTTACTAATTTCTTCGTTATTAAAATTATATTTTTCTTTTAGGATATTTTTAATTAAATGTTCTATTTTATTTTTATTAAAAAAATCTTCTAAATCTTTATAAAAGAAATGTTCAAATTTATTAATTATATCTTTGCTCTCATCAAAAAATATCTTTTCTAAATTTATAAATTTTTCATCACTATATAGCGAGTTAATAATACCGTATGATAATATTGAATAATAATAATTTCCACCACAAACATAAGCTAAAGCTAAATAATCAAAAAATAAATTATATTCCCCCTGCAATAAATTTATAAGAGCTAAAAAGTAAAATATTTTTGATATATTAGATAAATTAATTAAATTAATATTTAAAAAATAATTTAATATTTCATACTCTAAATTTTCGAGACTAGTAAAATAACTATAAATTTTTTCTTCTGTTAAATTTATAATATCAACATTTTTTATTCTCAGCTTTTTGTTCTTTTCTAATTGATCTGCAATTGATTTATTTATCTCTTCAGATATTTTTGTATGTAAGAATAATTTTAATTTATTTGTCCTTTCAAAAGAATACAAAGAATTATCTTCTTTTTTATCAGTATATTTCGAGAATATAATTTCATAAAAACCTTTTAAGATTTCATAATATGTATTAATAAATTCTATATATTTAACATCTATTTTTTTTATCATTTCATTTATATATTTTTCTTCTTCTAATTTTGAATTTTCTTGATCATTATTTGCTTTCTTTTGTTTATTAATTAAAGAAGATAAATAATCAACATTTCTTTGAGATAAAATTAAGTATGGATTTCCATTTATATTTTTAAATATATTATAAGCATTTTCATACTTTTTCAACTTTAATAATAATAAACCTTTAATGTAATATAAAAAATTACTATCAAGTTTATCTGACTCTTCTAAATTATTAATATAGTTAAGAAACTCATTAATCCTATTTTCATCCCAAATCTTCTCTTCAGAATATAAATCTTGTAATTCATTAATAAAATTATATATACTAATTTTAGAAATTTCACCTTTTTTAATTTTATTAAAATATTGAGATTCATAAAATTTACTGCAATAGTCATTAAAATAATTATAAACATTTTCTATTTTTATACTAGAATTACAATCTATGACTAATAAAAACAAAAGTAAAAAAAACAATTTTAATAATTTATTAAAATTTCTAAAATTCATAATAAAAAATTATAATTAAATTTTTTGTCTTTTATAATTATCTTTTCGTTAAAGCAAATTTACATTTAAATCTTTTTATTGCAATTAATTTTATTTAGTAGATTTACAAACCTAAATGTTATTTAATTATGTAAAATTAATGTTGACTATTTTATAAATAGAATTATTTTTTTTTTGATATTTTAAAAATAATTAAAACTTATTAAATTATTATTTTTAGAAAATAGATTTGAAATATAGCATCAAAATTTATTATTCTTTAATTAAACATTTTATTATTTTTTAGAGGATATTATGAGTATAAATATAAAAATAGTTAAAAATAAAAAAGATTATCTTGATTTTATAAAAATTCCTTTCAAAATTTATTCAAAAAATAAATTTTGGGTTCCACCACTTATAAATTATGAATTTAAGAATCTTTATCCTTATAAAAACCCTTTATATAATTATTGTGAAGCTACTCTTGCAATTGCTTATAAAAACAATGAACCTGTAGGAAGAATAGCTTGCATTATTAATAATAAAGAATGCCAAATGCTAGATCAAAAAATAGTCAGATTTTCAAGGATTGAATTTATCGATGATTATGAGGTATCATCTGCTTTATTAAAATTTGCTGAAAGTTGGGCTACTGAAAAAAAAGCAACCATAATTCATGGACCATTAGGTTTTACAAATTTTGATCATCAGGGATTATTAATATATGGTTTTGATAAAATACCAACTGTTGCATCTGTTTATAATCATCCATATTATGAAGACCATATTCTCAAAATGGGTTACCAAAAAGAGATAGATTGGGTAGAATATAGATTTCCAGTTCCAAAAGAAATTCCTGAAGTTGCAGAAAGAGTTGCAAATGCTGTAAAAAAAAGATATAATATAGAGGTTTTAAATTTTAATAGAATAGAAGATATTTTACCTTATACAAAAAGTATATTAAAAATAATAGAGGAAACATACAAAGATATATATAGTTCAACTTTAATGGATGAAGTAACCGTTAACAGGTACATAAAAGATTATTTAGCAAAGTTGAATCCTGAATTTATAAAAATAGCTGTCAATAAAAATAAATCAGTAGTTGGCTTTGTTATAGGAATGCCATCATTGTCTGAATCTTTGCAAAGAATTAAAGGAAATCTTTTCCCGTTCGGTTTTATCAAAGTTTTAGACGCTATAAAGAAGCCTAAATATCTTGATCTTTATTTAGGAGCTGTCACTCCTCTTATGCAAGGGAAAGGAATCCCAGCTCTTCTTATGATAGAAATGACTAAAACTTGTATAAAAAATAAAATAAAATATGTTGAGACAAATTCAGAATTGGAAACAAATACTAAAGTTCAAAGCAACTGGAAATATTTTAATACAGAGTTACATAAAAGAAAAAGATGTTTTATAAAATATCTGACATAGAGCAAAAAAAAATAAAAATTTTAATAATAAAAATATCATCAGCAGGTGATATAATTCATTCAACGGCAGTTATAACAGGTTTGTATAAATATCTACTAAATTTAAAAGATTTGGAAAATAAGAAAGGTAATAACTTTGATTTTCAAATAGACACAGTAATCGATCCTCAATATTTAAAATTAGTCCAGGATTTAAATATTTATACTAATTTTTTTTTCTATGATGAGATAAAATATATCAAAATTTTATCAATTATAAGAAAAAAACCCTACCTTATTTTTAAAAACTTATACTTAATATTTAAAGATATAATAAAAGTGATAAATACAATTAATAAAATTAATTACGATTTTATTTTTGATCTTCAAGGTATTGAAAAATCATTAATCTTTTATTTTCTTTGTAAAGGAAAATATAAAAATTGTAAATGGAGTCTACCATACAAATATTTAAAAGAAAATAAATCAATGCATGCTGTTGATGCAATGGCAATTGTAATAAAAAAGTATTTCAAAGAATTCACTCCCAATAAAATAACAATTAATATTAAAGAAAATCTAATATTAAATAGACTCAAAAATAACAAAAAAGATTTTATAATAAAATTAATTGAAAATGGAAATTATGTTACTTTTTCGCCATTCACAAGATGGAACTCAAAAAATTTACCACTAATTTATTATATAATATTTTCATACTACTTAAAAGAAAAGCATAATATTAATTCGATTTTTTTAGGCTCTAAATCAGAAAGAGAAATATTTTTAAATTTTTTAACAGATCTTTTAAAAGATCCAGAAAATTTTTTAGTCCAATATTACAAATCAAATATTGTATTAAATAATTCTACTAATTTTTTAATAAATTTTTTAAATATTGACTTAAAATCTTTTATAAAAATTATTGAAAATGATACTCAAAAATTTAATTTTTTTAATAATTTTGAAAACTATTTATTAAATAACAATGCTTTTATTCTTATTGGACTACTTGATTTAGATGAAGTGCCATTAATTATTAAAAATTCAAACTTCTTTGTAGGATCAGATTCAATGAATCTTTTTATTGCAGATTCCCTAGAAGTTAAAAATTTAGCTTTTTTCGGACCTACATTTCCCGAAAGAGTTGCTCCATATAATACAAAAAACACACAAAAATCTTTTATATATCAAAAAAAAGAGTTAGATTGTATAAAATGTTATAAAAGAGATTGCCCAAAATTAAAAAATGATTTTATGAGATGCTTATATGAAGTTAATTTTAATGAAATTATTAGAATTTTTGATAAATTAATTAATTAAAATTTATTAAAAATATAAATTAAATAATAAAAAAATAAATATAATAATTTTATTAATAATTAAAAAATAAAAAATAATTTTTAACAGATTTAATTAGTGGAGGTAAAATGAAATTTGATGTACTTAAATGGGATAAAGAAACCAGAAAATTAAAAATAATCGATCAAACACTTTTACCTATCGAAAAAAAAATAATAGAACTAACAAAAACTGAAGAAGTAATAGAAGCTATTAAAAAATTAAAAGTTAGAGGTGCTCCTCTTATTGGTGTTGCTGCAGGATTCGGTGCAGTTATAAGTTATTATGAAGTTATAAAAGAATTAAAAATCAATATTGATAATGACAACATCTCAATAGATAAAATTAATAATTATTTAGATAAAATAAAGGACAAATTTTTAGAAAAGATTAATCTTATTAAATCTTCAAGACCAACAGCTTACAATATGTTTTTTATATTAGATCAAATAATTACATATTTTAACGATATGATATTAAGTTTTAAGTCTTCTTATCAAAACACTATCTTTAAAAAATCTGATTTTAATAATTTTATTGAATATATAGGACTTAATCTACAAAAAAAAGCTCAGTTTTTCCAAAGTGAAGATGAAAGTTTATGTGAAAAAATTGGAGAATATGGAATAAACCTCATTAATGATGGAGACACAATTTTAACACATTGTAATGCTGGTTCTTTAGCAACTAGTGCATGGGGTACTGCTCTTGCTCCTATTTATAAAGCTTTTGAAAAAGGTTATAATATTACTGTTTATTGTGATGAAACAAGACCTTTACTACAAGGAGCAAGGCTTACTTCCTACGAGTTAAATGAAAAAGGTATTAATACTTATGTAATTTGTGATAATATGGCAGGATATTTAATGCAATTAAAAAAGATAGACAAAATAATAGTAGGAGCTGATAGAATATGTAAAAATGGTGATTTTGCAAATAAAATAGGGACATATTCAATAGCTGTATTAGCTAAATATCACAACATTCCATTTTATGTTGCAGCTCCCTACACAACTTTTGATTTAAAACTGGAAGAAGGGAAACAAATCCCTATAGAAGAAAGAGATAAAAATGAAATAATTTTTAGTTTTAATAAACAAATAGCTCCTTTAAATATTAATGTATTTAATCCAGCTTTTGATATAACTCCAAATCAACTTGTATCTGCTTTTATTACCGATAAAGGAATCTTTTATCCACCTTATAATTTTGAAAAATTAATATAAAAAATATTAATATTTTAATCTTTTTGATTAAAATTTTTAATGTATTTATTTTTAAAAAATATTATTCTTATTTTAGTTATAAAAATCATTAATTAAGCTAAAATTTGATGAAAATATCTATTTTATTATTTTATTTTGCAATTAATTTTTTTATTTTGTTATTAAAGATTTCTTATTATTAGTTTATGAGTACAACAAATTTATTAAATGATTTATTAAATAAAGTTGAATCCTTAAAAATATATAATATCGAAAAAATTAAAAAAGCTATAGATTTTGCTCAAAGAAAACACGAAGGGCAGAAAAGGCTTTCTGGGGAAGATTATATTACTCATCCAATAAATGTAGCAATGATTTTATTAAACTTAAAAATGGATGAAGATACTATTATAGCTTCAATACTCCACGATATACTTGAAGATACAGAAACAACTGAAAAAGAGATAATAGAAAATTTTTCAGAAAATATTTTAAAACTTATTCAAGGTGTAACAAAAATAAGCACTATTAAATCTTCATACAAATATGTCAAAGAAGAATATAACTTGAGAAATTTCATTTTAGCTTTTATAGATGATATACGTATTCTTTTTATTAAACTAGCAGATAGGTTGCATAATCTACAGACTTTGCAATATCAACCTCCTCTTAAAAGAATCCAGATAGCAAAAAATACGCTTGAACTATATGCTCCACTAGCTGAAAGAATAGGAATAGAGTGGATTAAAAATGAACTTGAAGATAGAAGCTTATACTTTCTAGATCCTAAAATGTATCTTTATATAAAAAATTTAATTGCTCAAAAAAAGAATGAAAGAGAAAAAGAAATAAATGAAATAATTAATGAAATAGATCAGTTAATTCAAAAACATAATTTAAAAAATTACCAAATTAAAGGAAGAGTAAAACATTTTTATTCAATTTATAGAAAAATGAAAGAAGAAAATAAAACTTTCGAAGAAATTTTTGATTTAATAGGAGTAAGAATACTTGCAAATACTGTAAATGATTGCTATACAATTTTAGGAATAATTCACAATAACTACAAACCTATAACAGGAAGATTTAAAGATTATATTGCTTTACCAAAAAATAATCTTTATCAAAGTTTACATACAACAGTCATAGATAATAAAAAAAGAAAACTTGAAATACAAATAAGAACTTTTGAAATGGATAAGGTAGCTGAATATGGTATAGCTGCTCATTGGATCTATAAAGAAAATATAGAAGATATAAATCAAATAAAAGAACAAATTAATTTAATAAATAAAATTAAAAACTGGCAACAAAATGATTTTGATGCAAACCAAATTTTAAGCAATATAAAATCTGAAATTTTAAAAGAGGATATATTTATTTTTACTCCAAAAGGTGATGTTGTACAGTTACCAAAAGGATCAACTGCTTTAGATTTTGCCTTTGCTATCCACACTGAAATAGGACTAAAAGCTATTGGAGCTAAAATAAATGGTAAACTCTCACCATTAAGAAAAGAATTAAAGAATACGGATGTTGTAGAGATAATTACATCTGAAAAAAAACTTCCTTCAACAGATTGGTTAACTTTTGTAAAAACCAAAAAAGCAAAATCAAAATTAAAAAGTTATTTTAATAAATTGAAGCTTTTAAACAAAGACAATTCAATTATTATTAATTCAAAAACTTTACAATATATTGACAATATTTTAAACCAGACACCTAAAAGTGATTTTAAAAATAAAACTACAAATTATGATCTTAACAAAAACATTTCCTCTAAATTATTAAATAAATCTGAAATTTTAAGTAAAGAAGAACATAATATTAAAACTATAACAGATTCAAATCAAATGATAAAGTCTTTTCAGATATATATAAATAAAGAAAAAAACATAGATTATGAGTTTGCTAAATGTTGCAATCCAATGCCTGGAGATCATATAAAAGGGATTGTTTCTATCAGAAAGAAAAAAATTATAATACACAGATCAAATTGTGAAAATCTTATTAATATTAAAAATAGAAATAAACTATTTGATGTTGAATGGTCAGAAGAATTTAAATATTATTTTGCTAAATTTAATATAACTGGTAAAGGAAATTCAACCTATGTTTTAACTGAAATAATATCTTCTATAGATAAATCAAATTTAATACTTGAACATCTCAACTTTCATGTAAAACCCTTTGATAAGGTTGTTTGCTATATAATATTAAAATCAAAAACAAATGAAAATATTTCGCATTTTGAATCATTACTTTCAAAATCTCAATACATAATTAATTTTAAAAGAGTTAATTAAAAAATTTGTAAACAAAATTAATTCTTAATTTTTATTAAAATTTTTATTTTTTTATTAAAATTTAAATATTGAAATAATAAGTTTTTATGATATTTTAATTTTAACAAAATAATATTATTTATTTTAATTAATTATTAAAAAATATTATGTCTTCACTAATACTATTTATAAATTTTTTCAGAGCAGGAGGAAAAGATGAAAATTTGGGTTGATAAAGATCTATGTATAGGTTGTGGAGTATGTACCTCAATGGCACCAGATTGTTTTGAACTAAATGATGATGGTAAAGCTCAAGTAATTGAGGGTTGTGACTTTACAAGTTGCGATATTGATGAAGTTATTAATTCATGTCCTGTTGAAGCTATTAAAAAAGAATAAATTTTTCATTTTAGTATTTCAAATATATACTATCTATAAATTTAAATTCTTCTAAAAAATAAATTTTATCGATTTTGTTAATTTCAAAAAAATTTTTTTGAAAAAGTGAAGTTTTTATTTTAATTCCTGTTTTGGAAAAAATTCCAATTTTTTGATTCATATGATTTAATTTATCATCAAAATATAGAACTGCTTTATATTTTATATTGTTTCTATCAATAATTTCTATATTATCTTTCAGTATTCTAACTGATTTGTCTTTTTTTGAATCATATTTACCATCATTATTTAAATCAAAGTAAATATATAAAGAATAATAATAAAACAAAAAATCATAATAATAAGAAAGATTATTCAAGTTTTCATTAAAAATAAATTCAAACGTATATTCATTAATTATATTTAACTTATAGGTTTTATTAAATAAATTTATATCCTCAAAAACTTGATCGATAGTTATTTTTTCATATGGCTTAATAATAAAATCTTTATAAAAGAAAGCTTTAATTTTAAATTGGAATTCCTGATTTTCATTAAAAGTCCATTCTTTAGTTAATATACTATAATAAAAATACTTTCCTGGAACAAGCTTTAATTCTAACTGTTCTTTATTTATATTTTCAATATCCCATATTTTAGAAAAAACTGGTTTATATTTTGAATCAACTATTGTAAAAATAATTTTTATCTTATCATTTTCGTTATAAATATTCTTATTATTGTCAATATTCAAAGATACATTCAATATAGCATTTGGTGAACAAATAACTTCAAATGAATTTGAGCAGGAATATAATAAAAAAAATAAATTTAAAAAATAAATAAAATAAAATTTATTTAATTTAATATTAATTCTTTTCATAGAATTATTCTTAATTATAAAATTTTATATTATTATACTAAATTTTTTAAAAAAAATTTCAATACTTTTATAAAAATTTTTTGAATAAAATTTTTGATTAAAATATTTAGAGAAATATTTTTTTTATTTATTTCATTATTGTTTATTTTAGATATTAATTAAAAGAATTGAAAAATTTGAAAATTTTACAAATTCCCAAAAAAGTTTAAAAAAATAGTTTCCTTTGATGATTTAAAATAAAAATCATCAAGAAATTGATCATATGAAAATGATTTATTAATAACTATAGAAAAAGAATAATAATAGAGATTTTTAAAAATATTTTCGTTAATCTTAAAATTTTCATCAAAAAAATAAACACTTAAATTCTGGTTTCCATTTTTGTCATAAAATATAAACTTTTTTAATTCTTCCTCAAAAACTTCAATATTATAAAAACCAAAAGAAAAATTATTGGATAATCTTTTAAAATTAATTCCTACTTCATAATCTAAAGAACTAAAAATATAGTTATTAGTATCTTCTTTAAATTCTATTAAATACTCTTCTTCTAAAAGCCTTACAAGAGATATTTCTTTTATTTTACTTATTTCAAACCTTAAATCTAAAAAAATTTGATAATTCTTAAATACTCTATCATTCTTAGAATATATATTTAATTTCAAATTATTAAAATAATTTTTTTTACTAAATTCATTTCCAATATCAGTAAAATAAACAGTATCATTTACAAGTCTTAAAAAATAATATGAAGGATTTTTAAATAAATTTTTTATTGTATAATTTTTCTTAATAAAACTAGATGTATAAATATAATTTAAATCATTTTTTATCTCTTCTGGTTGTATTTCTTCAATATATATATTTTCTACATATGAATCTTTATCAAAAAATGATTCAATATAAAATATTATTACTTTTTGGTCTCTTGTTATAGTTGTTGAGAACCTTCCATCATTATCTGTCCATACCTCTTTCAATAAACCTGCTGATTTAATATAAATTATTGATTTTGAAAGAGGTACTTTATCCTTGTAAAATATACCATTAAACGGAACTTCCTTCTGTGTATTCTTAATTGGCGATAAATTTATAGATAAATTTATCAATTTTTTTCTTTTAAGCTGTATTATAACCCTTTCAAAACCATCTTTATTTATTAATAAATACATTGGAAAATTATTGTAAAAGATAGTTTTAAATACTCCATCTTGACTTGTAACTCCAATTAAACTATTTTTATCATCATAAATTTGAGTATTTTCTAAAGGACATCCAATATCAGAATAAATATTTAAAACTATTTCTATTTTTTCTCCACCATATATATCATTTATATTTACTAAAAAAATAGATAATGATAAAAAAAATATAATACTTATCTTTTTAATTTTCATTTTTTTTATAAAAGTATTTAAAGCAAAAAATAAATTCATAAATTTTTCCTGTTTTTTATTTATTTTTCGATTAAAAATATTATTTGATTAGTCTATCATATTTATCTTCAATTCTTACAATATCATCTTCTTCAAGATAATCACCTATTTGGACTTCTATAAATACTAAACTTTCTTCATTTTCATTTATTATTCTATGTAATTGTCCTTTTTGAATAAAAAAATGATCTCCTTTCTTGCAATTCATCTTTTTATCACCTAATTGTATAATTGCAGAACCTTTTACAATAATCCAATGTTCATC belongs to Spirochaetota bacterium and includes:
- a CDS encoding RelA/SpoT family protein: MSTTNLLNDLLNKVESLKIYNIEKIKKAIDFAQRKHEGQKRLSGEDYITHPINVAMILLNLKMDEDTIIASILHDILEDTETTEKEIIENFSENILKLIQGVTKISTIKSSYKYVKEEYNLRNFILAFIDDIRILFIKLADRLHNLQTLQYQPPLKRIQIAKNTLELYAPLAERIGIEWIKNELEDRSLYFLDPKMYLYIKNLIAQKKNEREKEINEIINEIDQLIQKHNLKNYQIKGRVKHFYSIYRKMKEENKTFEEIFDLIGVRILANTVNDCYTILGIIHNNYKPITGRFKDYIALPKNNLYQSLHTTVIDNKKRKLEIQIRTFEMDKVAEYGIAAHWIYKENIEDINQIKEQINLINKIKNWQQNDFDANQILSNIKSEILKEDIFIFTPKGDVVQLPKGSTALDFAFAIHTEIGLKAIGAKINGKLSPLRKELKNTDVVEIITSEKKLPSTDWLTFVKTKKAKSKLKSYFNKLKLLNKDNSIIINSKTLQYIDNILNQTPKSDFKNKTTNYDLNKNISSKLLNKSEILSKEEHNIKTITDSNQMIKSFQIYINKEKNIDYEFAKCCNPMPGDHIKGIVSIRKKKIIIHRSNCENLINIKNRNKLFDVEWSEEFKYYFAKFNITGKGNSTYVLTEIISSIDKSNLILEHLNFHVKPFDKVVCYIILKSKTNENISHFESLLSKSQYIINFKRVN
- the mtnA gene encoding S-methyl-5-thioribose-1-phosphate isomerase, whose product is MKFDVLKWDKETRKLKIIDQTLLPIEKKIIELTKTEEVIEAIKKLKVRGAPLIGVAAGFGAVISYYEVIKELKINIDNDNISIDKINNYLDKIKDKFLEKINLIKSSRPTAYNMFFILDQIITYFNDMILSFKSSYQNTIFKKSDFNNFIEYIGLNLQKKAQFFQSEDESLCEKIGEYGINLINDGDTILTHCNAGSLATSAWGTALAPIYKAFEKGYNITVYCDETRPLLQGARLTSYELNEKGINTYVICDNMAGYLMQLKKIDKIIVGADRICKNGDFANKIGTYSIAVLAKYHNIPFYVAAPYTTFDLKLEEGKQIPIEERDKNEIIFSFNKQIAPLNINVFNPAFDITPNQLVSAFITDKGIFYPPYNFEKLI
- a CDS encoding ferredoxin; amino-acid sequence: MKIWVDKDLCIGCGVCTSMAPDCFELNDDGKAQVIEGCDFTSCDIDEVINSCPVEAIKKE
- a CDS encoding transglycosylase SLT domain-containing protein; the encoded protein is MNFRNFNKLLKLFFLLLFLLVIDCNSSIKIENVYNYFNDYCSKFYESQYFNKIKKGEISKISIYNFINELQDLYSEEKIWDENRINEFLNYINNLEESDKLDSNFLYYIKGLLLLKLKKYENAYNIFKNINGNPYLILSQRNVDYLSSLINKQKKANNDQENSKLEEEKYINEMIKKIDVKYIEFINTYYEILKGFYEIIFSKYTDKKEDNSLYSFERTNKLKLFLHTKISEEINKSIADQLEKNKKLRIKNVDIINLTEEKIYSYFTSLENLEYEILNYFLNINLINLSNISKIFYFLALINLLQGEYNLFFDYLALAYVCGGNYYYSILSYGIINSLYSDEKFINLEKIFFDESKDIINKFEHFFYKDLEDFFNKNKIEHLIKNILKEKYNFNNEEISKFIDLLKILVNHGFSDRFINIINYLSSLSDDKIKLYEINRNFGFFIGNLNYSVYYQNLIFNEKSKNFYINFRDNSLFFLKIKNKIYSMSDKNLLIKEKKDIHTKDEIFSTKKDLNLFLNNSFYFDEEILNIFLNFIASSNLYEYIFSFPYFFMDLIDKNNVEKYFDSFEILSLLREESYFKKDAVSPAGAIGLMQLMPSTAYYLYYKKAYKYDKDFINKLSEPETSIILGIKYLNQVYLTLNSKGLSFAAYNGGPNRIKRLFQNRSFYTLLDTEFINISETQIYIKKIMRSYLFYKLIYDNNSIMDTFGYIIRYW